A stretch of the Proteus sp. ZN5 genome encodes the following:
- a CDS encoding energy transducer TonB: MLALSVRHPFNIYYWLIGISLVYIAILSWVLRSLSMTESAHHIHQRQENTLSVYQVVFSPPQQSTVVPEPIEEIGSQDTAIILPSAQQGEFVEVQKKPPAKIKEKPIPLKPKPITPVKKQVVQEKVEPIKQRDLESQVAQTTSEASAESLTQHTASSLAGRSHALSEKGIGQGESDNHYISSLRREIERHKRYPSQARRMQHEGQVVVSFSLTSEGAISRVEIESTSGISSLDNAAIAAVKRVKPIGPKPENLLNPLIVSLDFQLN, translated from the coding sequence ATGTTGGCACTTTCTGTCAGGCATCCGTTTAATATTTATTATTGGCTGATTGGCATATCGTTAGTTTATATCGCTATATTAAGTTGGGTGTTGCGTTCACTTTCTATGACAGAAAGTGCACACCATATTCATCAGCGACAAGAAAATACATTATCCGTTTACCAAGTGGTATTTTCACCGCCTCAACAATCTACAGTGGTACCCGAGCCTATTGAAGAAATTGGATCTCAGGATACGGCTATTATTTTACCGAGCGCTCAACAAGGCGAATTTGTTGAAGTACAAAAAAAGCCTCCTGCAAAAATAAAAGAAAAGCCCATACCTCTAAAACCAAAACCAATTACACCTGTAAAAAAACAGGTGGTGCAAGAAAAAGTAGAGCCGATAAAACAGCGTGATTTAGAAAGCCAAGTAGCGCAAACGACTTCAGAAGCATCGGCAGAAAGCTTAACGCAACATACGGCAAGCTCGTTAGCAGGAAGAAGTCATGCATTAAGCGAGAAAGGAATAGGGCAAGGCGAATCTGATAATCACTATATTAGTTCACTGCGTCGAGAAATAGAGCGCCATAAACGTTATCCATCACAAGCACGTCGCATGCAACATGAAGGTCAGGTGGTGGTGAGCTTTTCACTAACCTCTGAAGGTGCGATTTCAAGGGTTGAGATAGAAAGTACCTCGGGTATTTCCTCTCTTGATAATGCGGCTATTGCTGCGGTTAAACGCGTAAAGCCCATAGGCCCTAAACCCGAAAACCTATTGAACCCTTTAATTGTTTCATTAGATTTTCAATTAAATTAA
- a CDS encoding ABC transporter ATP-binding protein, translating into MRSLCCLLKPLSGYVSLDDQPLTALPTKKLARQIALLLQTMQAPSGITVANLVARGRFPHQSFMHQWSREDKLAVETAMKETGIVEFADKTVDSLSGGQRQRVWVAMILAQRTEILLLDEPTTYLDIAYQIELLNIFRKLNQQQGRTVVAVLHDLNQACRYADNLVVMVKGKIIAQGEPKSIINQALIKQVFDLECQIISEPVVGTPMIVPC; encoded by the coding sequence TTGCGTAGTTTGTGTTGTTTATTAAAACCGTTATCAGGTTATGTTTCATTAGACGACCAACCTTTAACAGCATTACCAACCAAAAAACTTGCCCGTCAAATCGCGTTATTGCTACAAACGATGCAAGCGCCTTCTGGGATCACCGTGGCTAATTTAGTAGCAAGAGGACGATTTCCTCATCAAAGTTTTATGCATCAATGGAGCCGAGAAGATAAGTTAGCCGTAGAAACTGCAATGAAAGAGACTGGGATTGTGGAGTTTGCAGATAAAACAGTAGATTCGTTATCTGGCGGTCAACGGCAACGTGTTTGGGTGGCGATGATATTAGCGCAACGAACAGAGATTTTACTGCTAGATGAGCCAACAACATATTTAGATATTGCTTATCAAATTGAATTACTCAATATATTTCGGAAACTTAATCAGCAACAAGGGCGTACCGTCGTTGCTGTTTTACATGACTTAAACCAAGCGTGTCGTTATGCCGATAATTTGGTGGTGATGGTAAAGGGAAAAATCATTGCACAAGGAGAGCCAAAATCTATTATCAATCAAGCGTTAATCAAACAGGTTTTTGATTTGGAATGCCAAATTATTTCTGAGCCTGTTGTTGGGACACCGATGATTGTGCCTTGCTAA
- a CDS encoding type II toxin-antitoxin system HipA family toxin encodes MASLDVYMNEYYVGIFTKKSSGAHSFQYAEDWVNQPGSRPISLSMPLQLQEYQGDCVYNFFDNLLPDNTEIRNRIVSRYNANSNQPFDLLTAVGADTVGALRLLPSGSTPANIKKIEYNKLDNAELEKILLGYQSNTPLGMLEEYTDFRISIAGAQEKTALLLKDDHWCVPHNNTPTTHIIKLPIGVIEGHSYTMDLSDSVENEYLCTLIAKEFDLPVPHCFIVKTENIKALAVERFDRKYSSDKSWIIRLPQEDFCQILNIPSALKYENEGGPGIISIMNYLLGSSNADQDRFHFMKAQVLFWLLAATDGHAKNFSVFINQEGRFHLTPLYDIMSIYPNFGGQGLNSRDAKLAMGLQASRGKKYAIEQIFPRHFYQTAEAASFDPSLMTDILRYFYKEMDDAIKRVKQQLPDDFPSEISNKILNGMKTRSARLANI; translated from the coding sequence ATGGCGAGCCTTGATGTGTATATGAATGAATATTATGTGGGCATTTTTACTAAAAAAAGCTCAGGTGCGCATTCATTCCAATATGCTGAAGATTGGGTTAATCAACCGGGAAGTCGCCCTATATCTCTTTCTATGCCACTACAACTTCAAGAATATCAAGGAGATTGTGTCTATAATTTCTTTGATAATCTTTTACCTGATAATACTGAAATTAGAAATCGTATTGTGAGTCGCTATAATGCGAACTCAAATCAACCATTTGATCTATTAACTGCCGTGGGTGCGGATACGGTTGGTGCATTACGGTTACTTCCTAGTGGTAGTACACCAGCTAATATAAAAAAAATAGAATATAACAAACTTGATAACGCTGAACTTGAAAAAATACTATTAGGATATCAATCTAATACACCACTCGGTATGCTTGAAGAATATACTGATTTCAGAATTTCTATTGCTGGTGCGCAAGAAAAAACAGCATTACTTTTAAAAGATGATCATTGGTGCGTACCACATAATAATACGCCGACTACACACATTATTAAGCTACCCATTGGTGTTATTGAAGGGCATTCCTATACAATGGATTTATCCGATAGTGTAGAAAATGAATATCTTTGTACCTTAATTGCCAAAGAATTTGATCTTCCTGTTCCTCACTGCTTTATTGTTAAAACAGAAAATATTAAAGCGCTTGCTGTAGAACGCTTTGATAGAAAATACTCATCAGATAAATCGTGGATAATACGCTTACCCCAAGAAGATTTTTGCCAAATTCTAAATATACCTTCAGCTCTAAAATATGAAAATGAAGGAGGACCTGGCATTATTAGTATAATGAATTATTTGCTTGGTTCATCAAATGCTGATCAAGACCGTTTTCATTTTATGAAGGCACAAGTACTATTTTGGCTTTTGGCTGCAACAGATGGGCATGCAAAGAATTTCTCTGTTTTTATCAATCAAGAAGGACGTTTTCACCTCACACCTCTTTATGACATCATGTCTATCTATCCCAATTTTGGAGGGCAAGGACTTAATTCACGAGATGCAAAACTCGCTATGGGATTACAGGCAAGCCGAGGCAAAAAATATGCCATAGAGCAAATTTTTCCTCGCCATTTTTACCAAACAGCTGAAGCAGCTAGTTTCGATCCTTCATTGATGACAGATATTCTTCGTTATTTTTATAAAGAAATGGACGATGCCATCAAACGCGTAAAACAACAACTACCTGATGATTTTCCTTCTGAAATTAGCAATAAAATATTGAATGGAATGAAAACACGCTCTGCAAGATTAGCCAACATATAG
- a CDS encoding DUF1097 domain-containing protein produces MRTLYFTALTTGILSAIWAFVANQFDLLSWAGFLGCTAYFAYPKEGIKGLAVTMATIMSGVIWALAIIYGSQVFSDISIFGYAVTGVIAFVMCIQAKSALLAYIPGTFIGACTIFAAQGDLSQTIPSLIVGVLFGYSMKMSGLWVANKWPKIA; encoded by the coding sequence GTGAGAACGCTTTATTTTACTGCGCTGACAACAGGCATTCTTTCTGCCATTTGGGCATTTGTTGCTAATCAATTTGATTTATTAAGCTGGGCTGGCTTTTTGGGTTGTACCGCCTATTTTGCTTATCCTAAAGAAGGTATTAAAGGATTAGCTGTCACTATGGCTACCATTATGAGTGGCGTAATTTGGGCATTGGCGATTATTTATGGTAGCCAAGTCTTTAGTGATATTTCCATTTTTGGCTATGCTGTCACAGGTGTTATTGCCTTTGTGATGTGTATTCAGGCTAAAAGTGCCCTACTCGCTTATATTCCCGGTACCTTTATTGGAGCATGTACTATATTTGCCGCCCAAGGGGATCTCTCTCAAACCATCCCTTCATTAATCGTTGGCGTTCTATTTGGTTATTCAATGAAAATGAGTGGACTTTGGGTTGCCAATAAATGGCCAAAAATAGCGTAA
- a CDS encoding TonB-dependent receptor plug domain-containing protein has protein sequence MSTILTLRAKKATITTLVRTALLGTLCIAVPNVNAQEIEKTSTSQDNKKHDEKVDVLIVTGEKLNKSIYDTGSSVTVYDAKKIEATPNADVNTLLQMTPNIVDNGNSNALPAIRGVDGSGPAQGAIAFLGGTRPRVNFSVDGRSFTYNEFGYGAQSLWDVNTVEIFRDPQSYVQGRNAIAGAILVKTQDPTFYWENAVKLGAGQQDLREYAVMTSGPLIEDKLAFRFTAERQERESFVHMDKYSPTGDPRDIHSNTFRGKLLYDSLDNPDFKAKLTVSHLDSRSPLLLVLMVVVNQRYCVVCVVY, from the coding sequence ATGTCTACTATTCTTACTCTACGCGCTAAAAAAGCCACAATAACAACACTTGTGCGAACGGCTTTATTAGGAACTTTATGTATTGCTGTTCCTAATGTAAATGCACAAGAAATAGAAAAAACATCAACGTCACAAGACAACAAAAAACACGATGAAAAAGTGGATGTATTAATTGTGACGGGTGAAAAACTGAATAAATCTATCTATGACACAGGCTCGAGTGTCACGGTTTATGATGCGAAAAAAATAGAAGCGACACCAAATGCAGATGTGAACACATTACTGCAAATGACTCCCAACATTGTTGATAACGGAAACAGCAATGCTTTACCTGCTATTCGAGGTGTTGATGGTTCAGGACCTGCACAAGGTGCGATTGCCTTTTTAGGCGGTACTCGTCCTAGAGTTAATTTTTCCGTTGATGGTCGTTCATTTACCTACAACGAATTTGGTTATGGTGCTCAATCGTTGTGGGATGTGAATACCGTTGAAATTTTTCGTGATCCGCAAAGCTATGTTCAAGGCCGTAATGCGATTGCTGGTGCGATTTTAGTGAAAACTCAAGATCCCACATTCTATTGGGAAAATGCGGTAAAACTGGGGGCGGGTCAACAAGATCTTCGTGAATATGCCGTGATGACTTCAGGGCCACTGATTGAAGATAAACTAGCATTTCGTTTTACCGCAGAAAGACAAGAGCGTGAAAGCTTTGTTCACATGGATAAATACTCACCAACGGGTGATCCACGCGATATCCATTCCAATACATTTCGTGGAAAACTGCTTTATGACTCTTTAGATAATCCTGATTTCAAAGCCAAGTTAACAGTCAGCCATCTTGATAGTCGATCACCGTTATTATTGGTCCTAATGGTTGTGGTAAATCAACGCTATTGCGTAGTTTGTGTTGTTTATTAA
- a CDS encoding surface lipoprotein assembly modifier: MNYYQLLTKGLLALLLILFSFNGSAKESRDKLFYYLETTSTAKVGQQLYHYLQQQQWQKAERLLLYYQQQPQHEVLLVNYAKALLAQNRGDFLNAEFYYQQQLKQKADFIPAQTGLIQLYFHLREYKKAQQQLNQLSNIVNLSKDIIQSIEFYKVKLASYFQGQRFYQLGFFYDDNINHAPYLSEKIVSQSTQGKTTLRGAKPIASTGITHYFSFYQPFIIYSHHTFSSYTYARYIDYHSHRNANFFALYTQLGYRYQKPQYQWSITPYYEIKSSREQYEYQAWGNETQLSYFINKKQTINLSLDYKIKKYQKSLNNLNDKRVSYSAYHNYYFNNGIHLVNQLNYQLDRKKNTLLNYQLYGIKTGIYYPLSANWHISLFLQYQFKYFNNYNPLLNKRRKDNSIFFTTNIKSKSPFILGFYPTIELRYTRRLSNVDWLYQYQQHEVLFKLEKQF; the protein is encoded by the coding sequence ATGAATTATTATCAACTCTTAACCAAAGGGTTACTGGCTTTATTGCTTATTTTATTTTCATTTAATGGGAGTGCAAAAGAGAGCCGCGACAAACTATTTTATTATCTTGAAACAACGAGTACAGCTAAAGTAGGTCAGCAACTTTATCACTATTTGCAACAACAACAGTGGCAAAAAGCAGAAAGATTACTGCTTTATTATCAACAACAACCTCAACATGAAGTATTACTTGTTAATTACGCAAAGGCGTTATTGGCACAAAACAGAGGTGATTTTTTAAACGCTGAATTTTATTATCAGCAACAACTTAAGCAAAAAGCCGATTTTATCCCAGCCCAAACTGGGCTAATTCAACTTTATTTTCATTTACGAGAATATAAAAAAGCACAGCAACAACTTAATCAACTGAGCAATATTGTTAATTTATCTAAAGATATTATCCAGTCCATTGAGTTTTATAAGGTTAAGTTAGCCTCTTATTTTCAAGGCCAACGTTTCTATCAACTTGGCTTTTTTTATGACGATAATATTAATCATGCACCTTACTTATCTGAAAAAATTGTCTCTCAATCCACTCAAGGAAAAACGACGCTAAGAGGTGCAAAACCTATTGCATCTACAGGAATTACTCATTATTTTTCTTTTTATCAACCTTTTATTATTTATTCTCACCATACTTTTTCTTCTTATACTTATGCTCGATATATAGATTATCACTCTCATCGTAACGCCAATTTTTTTGCATTATATACACAACTGGGTTATCGCTATCAAAAACCTCAATATCAGTGGTCAATAACACCTTATTACGAAATAAAATCATCACGGGAACAATATGAATATCAAGCATGGGGGAATGAAACACAGCTTTCTTATTTTATTAATAAAAAGCAAACTATTAATTTAAGCTTGGATTATAAAATAAAGAAATATCAAAAATCGTTAAATAATTTAAATGATAAGAGAGTAAGTTATAGTGCTTACCATAACTATTATTTTAATAATGGAATACACTTAGTTAATCAATTAAATTATCAGTTAGATCGTAAAAAAAACACTTTATTAAATTATCAGCTGTATGGTATAAAAACTGGCATTTATTATCCATTGTCAGCTAATTGGCATATCTCTCTTTTTTTACAGTATCAATTTAAATACTTTAATAACTATAATCCTTTATTAAACAAGAGAAGAAAAGATAATAGTATTTTTTTTACAACCAATATTAAAAGTAAATCGCCTTTTATTTTAGGGTTTTATCCCACAATAGAACTACGTTATACCCGAAGATTAAGCAATGTGGATTGGTTATATCAATATCAGCAACATGAAGTGTTATTTAAATTAGAAAAACAATTTTAA
- a CDS encoding iron chelate uptake ABC transporter family permease subunit, with the protein MSLLPVFLFFLLLLVKGNIDNAIMANLWLAGSLNARTWQHVYPTFIGLLILVPLIIFYAKSLTLMEMGDDIAQQLGVHVSRVRWVMIFSAVLLASLATASAGPIAFVALAAPQLVIRLSHSGKLPIVGSALMGALLLLSADVLSQSLPINITMPVGLMTGVIGGLYLLWLLTRKQRT; encoded by the coding sequence TTGTCTCTATTGCCTGTCTTTTTATTTTTTCTTTTATTGTTGGTAAAGGGCAATATTGATAATGCCATCATGGCTAATCTTTGGCTTGCAGGTTCGCTAAATGCCCGCACTTGGCAACATGTTTATCCTACCTTTATTGGTTTACTGATCCTTGTTCCTCTTATTATTTTTTATGCTAAGTCATTAACGTTAATGGAAATGGGTGATGATATTGCACAGCAATTGGGTGTCCATGTGAGTAGAGTCAGATGGGTGATGATTTTTAGTGCCGTATTACTTGCCTCATTAGCGACAGCCAGCGCAGGGCCAATTGCCTTTGTTGCACTCGCTGCACCTCAATTAGTGATCAGATTAAGCCATTCAGGAAAGTTACCCATTGTGGGCTCTGCATTAATGGGCGCACTCCTTTTACTTTCTGCTGATGTGTTGTCACAAAGCCTACCTATCAATATCACGATGCCTGTTGGTTTAATGACAGGTGTTATTGGTGGACTTTATTTGTTGTGGTTACTGACAAGAAAACAGAGAACTTAA
- a CDS encoding TonB-dependent receptor — protein sequence MHVMLFKKRKIVSIFVSLSLYSPCFYLQAKEDKTDLGHIQISDNKEKDKQGYSHVYEKDVSNVYLGKELLERYQGVSPADLLKSAIGVYSGEVRNGGALDPNIRGIQGQGRIPVTVDGTEQAITVYRGYSGASNRNYIDSNLISSIYIEKGPSLTPDMKTGIGGGIAVKTLDIRDIVPIGDSFGINFKGDISNNSTRYKEVYTNMIEDYRYYPTFYQQNAYIIDPALEITPRKSKVQNFQDYSFRLGVGFEEEKFNLLFAYALREKGNYFAGKRNVKKYSENNKDLLESVHVKDGEKNFEPYLPFIAHIYRPDNEVPNTSNRSRSLLVKGTLFPESTHRFSINYRYTDLLFGDIMPSRLSWVRYDKNLVNQWPLGNITQQAGILTYQYKPEDKKTDLLLRLWGNLTTGHTNTRGGKPREPKQVDLFSNRNTQWDLSYETGFIDTSSLYQENNRYGVDLSSIFKLSPQFSISFSSNYQFEKLDSDEIKIPENFNFVTSGRAGQRHEINLALSTDWKLLSWLAITAGGKYHYYHLTDTFLNNKRRNNVKGYEKSPSIRGFILPYRRTLTAEEYLLYRAYHSIDVEGLPEELKNYRRYPEIDKKIREFVQSKFIYPEYENLPLEIKEKIKVNRVQIDMMQDDFLRDKQGYLNIKSSQKRLMITEYTVLLYDENGELPKSKNIFLSGYIDINEKVPDPITGELVNKYEMGVSNSIPIYLDDKDKFAPEPSYHHGAFSPLVSATIYANDILRFYGRYTEQLRLPSLFEDTSGFSGSKARYYGFKLKPERAKSTELGVVFDLTDWLNVDRHADIKINYFRTNIENVFDRDANWQIRQFEKQILEGLEVQARFDNGFIFMDTALVYSHKNKVCDKNAFSNYDPFGFLGIKECMTGGYPGGFLRTSLQPKYSVNLHLGTRWLDNKLEIGSRWLYSSEVENKDEKWLKEKLPREMYGRNNNPMRWAKVFTVDAYINYQYSSNLSFEITGSNLLNEYYIDPLTRSGMPAPGRTFRLGVTAQF from the coding sequence ATGCATGTAATGCTTTTTAAAAAGCGAAAAATTGTTTCAATCTTCGTTTCTCTATCGCTATATTCTCCTTGCTTTTATCTGCAAGCCAAAGAAGATAAAACCGATCTTGGTCATATTCAAATTTCTGATAATAAAGAAAAAGATAAACAGGGTTATTCACACGTTTATGAGAAAGATGTTTCTAATGTTTATTTAGGAAAAGAGCTATTAGAGCGTTATCAAGGCGTTTCTCCCGCTGATTTACTAAAAAGCGCCATTGGTGTTTATAGTGGCGAAGTGCGTAATGGGGGAGCGCTTGATCCTAATATTCGAGGTATTCAAGGGCAAGGTCGGATACCTGTTACTGTCGATGGGACCGAGCAGGCAATTACCGTTTATCGGGGGTATAGTGGTGCATCTAATCGTAACTATATTGATTCTAATCTGATTAGCAGTATCTATATTGAAAAAGGTCCCTCATTAACACCTGATATGAAAACCGGTATTGGTGGGGGTATTGCAGTAAAAACCTTAGATATTAGAGATATTGTACCTATTGGTGATTCTTTTGGTATCAATTTTAAAGGGGATATAAGTAATAACTCTACACGGTATAAAGAAGTTTATACAAATATGATTGAAGATTATCGCTATTATCCAACGTTTTATCAGCAAAATGCTTACATTATTGATCCTGCTTTAGAAATAACGCCTCGAAAAAGTAAAGTACAAAATTTTCAAGATTATTCATTTCGTCTTGGGGTAGGATTTGAAGAAGAAAAATTTAACTTATTATTTGCTTATGCTCTACGAGAGAAAGGAAATTACTTTGCAGGAAAAAGGAATGTCAAAAAATATAGTGAGAATAATAAAGACTTATTAGAATCCGTTCATGTAAAGGATGGCGAAAAAAATTTCGAGCCTTATTTACCCTTTATTGCTCATATTTATCGACCTGATAATGAAGTCCCTAATACCTCTAATCGTAGTCGCTCTCTTTTAGTTAAAGGAACATTATTTCCTGAATCAACACATCGTTTTTCAATTAACTATCGATACACAGATTTACTGTTTGGCGATATTATGCCATCACGTTTAAGTTGGGTTCGTTATGATAAAAATCTAGTCAATCAGTGGCCTTTGGGAAATATTACACAACAGGCAGGAATATTAACCTATCAATATAAACCAGAAGATAAAAAAACAGATCTACTATTAAGGCTATGGGGTAATTTAACTACGGGTCATACTAATACACGAGGAGGAAAGCCAAGAGAGCCAAAACAAGTGGATCTATTTTCTAATAGAAATACACAATGGGATCTCAGTTATGAGACTGGATTTATTGATACATCTTCTCTTTATCAAGAGAACAATCGCTATGGTGTGGATTTATCTTCTATATTTAAATTATCACCTCAATTTTCTATTTCATTTTCCAGTAATTATCAGTTTGAAAAATTAGACAGTGATGAAATTAAAATTCCTGAAAATTTTAATTTTGTTACCTCAGGGCGAGCAGGGCAGCGTCATGAAATTAATTTAGCCCTTTCCACAGATTGGAAGCTACTTTCTTGGTTAGCCATTACTGCGGGTGGGAAATACCATTATTATCATTTAACAGATACTTTTTTAAATAATAAGCGACGGAATAACGTAAAAGGTTATGAGAAATCCCCATCAATAAGAGGCTTTATTCTTCCTTATCGACGAACTTTAACTGCTGAGGAATATTTATTATATAGAGCCTACCACAGTATTGATGTAGAAGGTTTACCAGAAGAACTAAAGAATTATCGACGTTATCCAGAAATAGACAAAAAAATACGTGAGTTTGTGCAATCTAAGTTTATTTATCCTGAATATGAAAACTTACCATTAGAAATAAAAGAAAAGATAAAAGTGAATAGAGTTCAAATTGATATGATGCAGGATGATTTTCTTCGCGATAAACAAGGATATCTCAACATAAAATCTTCTCAAAAACGTCTTATGATCACTGAATATACAGTCTTACTTTATGACGAAAATGGAGAGTTACCTAAAAGTAAAAACATCTTCTTAAGTGGCTATATTGATATTAATGAGAAAGTACCTGATCCAATTACAGGTGAACTAGTTAATAAATATGAAATGGGCGTTTCTAATTCAATACCTATTTATCTTGATGATAAAGATAAATTTGCACCAGAGCCCAGCTATCATCATGGTGCATTTTCACCCTTAGTGTCTGCGACGATATATGCCAACGATATATTGCGTTTTTATGGACGTTATACCGAGCAACTAAGGTTACCTAGTTTATTTGAAGACACCAGTGGTTTTTCTGGGTCAAAAGCGCGTTATTACGGTTTTAAATTAAAACCCGAACGTGCAAAAAGCACTGAGTTAGGTGTTGTGTTTGATTTGACTGATTGGCTTAATGTGGATCGCCATGCCGATATTAAAATTAATTATTTTCGTACCAATATTGAAAATGTGTTTGATAGAGATGCGAATTGGCAAATTAGGCAATTTGAAAAGCAAATATTAGAGGGGTTAGAGGTTCAAGCTCGCTTTGATAATGGCTTTATTTTTATGGATACGGCTTTAGTTTATAGTCATAAAAATAAAGTATGTGATAAAAATGCTTTTAGTAACTACGATCCATTTGGTTTCTTGGGTATTAAAGAGTGTATGACGGGCGGTTATCCTGGTGGTTTTTTACGTACCTCTCTTCAACCTAAATATTCGGTTAATTTACATTTAGGTACTCGTTGGTTAGATAATAAATTAGAAATTGGTAGTCGCTGGCTTTATTCATCAGAAGTGGAAAATAAAGATGAAAAATGGCTAAAAGAAAAATTACCACGAGAAATGTATGGCAGAAATAACAACCCAATGCGTTGGGCAAAAGTCTTTACCGTTGATGCTTACATTAACTATCAATATAGCTCTAATTTATCTTTTGAAATAACGGGCAGTAATTTATTAAACGAATACTACATTGATCCTTTAACGCGATCAGGTATGCCTGCGCCGGGAAGAACATTCCGATTAGGTGTGACTGCACAATTTTAA